The Halalkalibacter krulwichiae genome has a segment encoding these proteins:
- a CDS encoding YajQ family cyclic di-GMP-binding protein: MAKDSSFDIVSKIDMAEVTNAVTMATKEITNRYDFKGSKSSISLDNEELVLISDDEYKLDQLKDVLISKLIKRDVSIKNLDYGKIEGASGGTVRQRAKLIQGIDKEQAKKINTIIKNSGVKVKSQIQDDQIRVTGKSRDELQKIIAAIRGADLSIDVQFINYR; this comes from the coding sequence ATGGCAAAAGACAGTTCTTTTGATATTGTATCAAAAATTGACATGGCTGAAGTTACAAATGCTGTTACGATGGCTACGAAAGAAATTACAAATCGTTATGATTTTAAAGGAAGTAAAAGCAGCATTTCATTAGATAATGAAGAGCTTGTATTAATCTCAGATGATGAATATAAGTTAGATCAATTAAAAGATGTTTTAATTAGTAAGTTAATAAAGCGTGATGTTTCGATAAAAAACTTAGATTACGGTAAGATTGAAGGGGCTTCTGGTGGTACTGTCCGTCAACGTGCAAAGTTAATTCAAGGAATTGACAAGGAGCAAGCAAAAAAGATTAATACGATTATTAAAAATAGTGGTGTAAAAGTCAAAAGTCAAATTCAAGATGATCAAATTCGAGTAACGGGAAAAAGTCGTGATGAATTACAAAAGATTATTGCTGCAATCAGAGGAGCAGATTTGTCAATCGATGTTCAATTCATTAACTATCGTTAA
- a CDS encoding PHP domain-containing protein produces the protein MMTSQNSDLHMHSTASDGGYKPSELMVKCKKVNLEIVSLTDHDSVDGIDEAISKGKELGLQVIPGIEFSTKYKGKSVHILGYQFNYKNEELQSMLSEQKQLRRKRLDQIVDKLARVDIMITPEQVLKHTDGGSIGRPHVAKALIEAGYVKDVAEAFEYYLAEGKPGYVEKDKEMTVKEAIDWIHRTNGIAIVAHPDYYGVDEDLIDWVRDWGLDGIEVYHRDHDEKAVKRYEQLANDIDLKLGLKLYRTGGSDFHHEEYGRVREPLGMSRLSNHLAERLFKLDNLG, from the coding sequence ATGATGACCAGTCAAAACAGTGATCTTCATATGCACTCAACAGCTTCAGACGGTGGTTATAAGCCGTCTGAATTAATGGTAAAGTGCAAAAAAGTGAACCTTGAAATCGTATCTTTAACGGACCATGATAGTGTAGATGGAATTGATGAAGCTATTAGTAAAGGGAAAGAATTAGGTCTTCAAGTTATACCAGGGATTGAATTCTCAACAAAGTATAAAGGGAAGAGTGTACATATATTAGGCTACCAATTTAATTACAAGAATGAAGAGTTACAATCAATGTTATCAGAACAGAAGCAGTTAAGAAGAAAGCGTTTGGATCAAATCGTCGATAAATTAGCTCGAGTCGATATAATGATCACTCCGGAACAAGTCCTCAAACACACAGATGGTGGTAGCATCGGACGCCCACATGTTGCAAAAGCTTTAATTGAAGCGGGGTATGTAAAAGATGTTGCAGAAGCTTTCGAATACTATTTAGCGGAGGGAAAGCCAGGCTATGTAGAGAAGGACAAAGAAATGACTGTTAAAGAAGCGATTGATTGGATCCATAGGACAAATGGAATCGCGATTGTTGCTCATCCTGATTATTATGGAGTAGATGAGGACCTTATCGACTGGGTACGGGATTGGGGTCTTGATGGTATCGAAGTATATCACCGTGATCATGATGAGAAAGCCGTCAAGCGTTATGAACAACTTGCGAATGACATTGATTTAAAACTAGGATTAAAGCTTTATCGAACCGGCGGATCTGATTTTCACCATGAGGAATATGGCCGCGTGCGCGAACCATTAGGAATGAGTAGACTTTCTAATCATTTGGCTGAACGTTTGTTTAAGCTGGACAATCTTGGTTAA
- a CDS encoding DUF4352 domain-containing protein has protein sequence MKGKVVLLFGLISCLAVLAGYSVITYFDTETSEAKNTPETEGELREINGLEISLNEARVESVEEDPEHQFVIVDLTFNNVKETVHEFSSYNITLVDEEGFAHSIDTSIETKGIIGGQLHPGRSTRGELAFVVPNGEQFELVYTDHLRTGQVIWEVSVEK, from the coding sequence ATGAAAGGGAAAGTAGTTCTTCTTTTTGGATTAATTTCATGTTTAGCTGTTCTAGCTGGTTATAGTGTCATTACTTATTTTGATACGGAAACATCAGAAGCTAAAAATACTCCTGAAACTGAAGGGGAGTTACGTGAAATAAATGGATTAGAAATTAGTCTGAATGAAGCTCGAGTTGAATCAGTTGAAGAAGATCCTGAGCACCAATTTGTCATTGTTGATTTAACTTTTAATAATGTTAAAGAAACGGTACATGAGTTTTCCTCCTATAACATAACGTTAGTTGATGAGGAAGGGTTTGCTCATAGCATTGACACATCAATTGAGACGAAAGGTATAATTGGCGGACAGTTGCATCCAGGAAGGTCAACAAGGGGAGAGTTAGCATTTGTTGTTCCAAATGGTGAACAATTTGAATTAGTTTACACAGATCATTTACGTACAGGACAAGTTATATGGGAAGTATCAGTAGAAAAATAA
- the nadE gene encoding ammonia-dependent NAD(+) synthetase: MSINQAKIISDLKAIPSIDPKVEIRKRVSFLKDYLLHTGANGYVLGISGGQDSTLAGKLAQIAINELNSDQKEELYSFYAVRLPYGTQQDEEDAQDAIRFIEPTKAITVNIKEAVDASVEAFSKATGGELLSDFNKGNTKARERMKVQYDLAAHYGCLVIGTDHAAEAITGFFTKHGDGACDLTPLFGLTKRQGQSLLIELGAPEHLFKKAPTADLEDDKPGLPDEVALGMTYDQLDDYLEGKEVASEIAEKIEKRYVLTEHKRQTPVTMFDSWWKE, encoded by the coding sequence ATGTCAATAAACCAAGCGAAGATCATCTCTGATTTAAAAGCAATACCTTCAATTGACCCTAAGGTAGAGATTAGAAAACGTGTTTCTTTTTTAAAAGATTACTTATTACATACTGGTGCTAATGGCTATGTTCTAGGAATATCTGGTGGGCAGGATTCAACGTTAGCGGGGAAATTAGCACAAATAGCAATTAACGAATTAAATAGTGATCAGAAAGAGGAACTGTATTCCTTTTATGCTGTTAGACTTCCTTACGGTACACAGCAGGATGAAGAGGATGCTCAAGATGCGATTCGCTTTATTGAACCAACGAAAGCCATAACCGTTAACATAAAAGAAGCCGTTGATGCTTCTGTTGAAGCGTTCAGCAAGGCGACTGGTGGGGAGTTGCTTTCAGATTTTAATAAAGGAAATACAAAAGCTCGTGAGCGTATGAAGGTACAATATGACTTAGCTGCGCATTATGGTTGTCTTGTTATTGGAACAGATCATGCTGCAGAGGCCATTACAGGATTTTTTACAAAGCACGGAGATGGGGCGTGTGATTTAACCCCTTTATTTGGATTGACGAAAAGACAAGGTCAATCATTATTAATTGAATTAGGTGCTCCTGAGCACTTGTTTAAAAAAGCTCCAACCGCTGATTTAGAGGATGATAAGCCTGGCTTACCAGATGAAGTGGCTCTTGGAATGACCTATGATCAACTTGATGATTACTTGGAAGGAAAAGAGGTTGCAAGTGAGATAGCAGAAAAAATTGAAAAGCGCTATGTGCTAACTGAGCATAAGCGTCAAACACCTGTAACTATGTTTGATTCATGGTGGAAGGAATAA
- the tlp gene encoding small acid-soluble spore protein Tlp: MAKPDNRNDNVEKLQQMKENTEHNIEAAEESLAHTEMKEEQKQSIKEKNQRRIESIRGFEAEIADEMQARKNGYQDDK, from the coding sequence ATGGCAAAACCAGATAATCGAAATGATAATGTAGAGAAATTGCAACAAATGAAAGAGAACACGGAACATAACATCGAAGCAGCTGAAGAATCTCTTGCTCATACGGAGATGAAAGAGGAACAAAAGCAATCAATTAAAGAAAAGAATCAACGTCGAATAGAAAGCATTCGTGGGTTTGAAGCTGAAATAGCTGACGAGATGCAAGCACGAAAAAATGGATATCAAGATGATAAATAA
- a CDS encoding acyl-CoA thioesterase, with amino-acid sequence MFISEREIQILYADTDMMGVIYHANYLKYFELGRGGFIEDVGYSYIEMEKAGYYAPVYDVQATYKKPIRYGDKAFVRTWVELNDGIKTIYGYEIVNGNNEVCAEGSTTHIIVKKESFKPTAFKKAFPEWFQKYEEIKK; translated from the coding sequence ATGTTTATTTCTGAAAGAGAGATTCAAATTTTATATGCAGATACGGATATGATGGGGGTCATTTATCATGCCAATTATCTAAAGTATTTTGAGCTTGGTAGAGGCGGTTTTATTGAAGATGTAGGATATAGTTACATCGAAATGGAAAAAGCGGGATATTATGCACCAGTATATGATGTGCAAGCCACATATAAAAAGCCAATCCGTTATGGAGATAAAGCATTTGTTAGAACTTGGGTCGAGTTAAACGATGGAATCAAAACTATTTATGGTTATGAAATTGTTAATGGCAATAATGAGGTTTGTGCGGAAGGCTCAACAACTCATATTATTGTGAAAAAAGAATCGTTTAAGCCAACTGCATTTAAGAAGGCATTTCCTGAATGGTTTCAAAAATATGAAGAAATAAAAAAATAA
- a CDS encoding AAA family ATPase, with translation MLQENWTDEMIRSWIEQVYLGKERFHEGKAWELLELLEQSQFEEKKRKHFKSVLLSKLAEARLNRIGKIDHLIERWTKEAIREDNENILAHELKVDQFIEFLKQIPIPNKFPQIRETDHGSAKKKTAREYEKIAECFFQFSKEHERFLAQIQPSIAYAHHSAKETKIKETTRLMQQLQGPFQTILTSARDYANSLTGVYYSASQFGEITKATREIEQLLCNWNEELTEFTKTKQEKNALDELQYMIGLEDVKDRIKKLYQFLHYQKERMKQGFHTKDGINLHMILQGNPGTGKTHLARLIAKIYYELGLLERDEVYEVDRSQLVGAFVGQTEENTMKAIERAKGGVLFIDEAYSLRREGASGNDYGQVAIDTLVSAMTNEQHEGHFAVFLAGYPAEMRKFLRANPGLRSRFPDFNHIEIHNYTLDELLEIGELVAIENDFLLTSMAKKEFKKRLELTQVDDSFGNARTAKNIILDAIFEKGANVVLDQNKLEDFVLLQAEDFKELTTSRKEEHAIEDLHKLIGLEQVKKEIQQLTSFVQIQQLRRDKGLQALPLQVHSVFTGNPGTGKTTVAKLFAKSLKEIGLLKRGHLIVASRADLVAGYVGQTAEKTKEKIKDALGGVLFIDEAYSLFSRGESDFGKEVINTLVQEMTEHEENLVVILAGYANEMNQLLNSNPGLVSRFKKHIAFPDYTKKELLGIIEKRAAQHGYYFADGAKEHLTKVFPEKGHPANGRFAADIFDQLAQIQSLRLVTIEHELNDKQLAEIEKVDIDQLSLTDIEG, from the coding sequence ATGCTGCAGGAAAACTGGACAGATGAGATGATACGATCATGGATCGAACAAGTTTATCTAGGTAAGGAACGCTTTCATGAAGGAAAAGCATGGGAACTTCTCGAACTACTGGAACAGAGCCAATTTGAAGAAAAGAAACGTAAACATTTCAAATCGGTACTTCTTTCGAAATTAGCAGAAGCACGTTTAAATAGGATTGGGAAAATAGATCATTTAATCGAGCGTTGGACAAAAGAGGCCATTCGTGAAGATAACGAAAATATATTAGCCCATGAATTAAAGGTTGATCAATTTATTGAATTCCTTAAGCAGATCCCTATACCTAATAAATTTCCGCAGATACGAGAAACAGATCATGGTTCGGCCAAAAAGAAAACAGCGAGAGAGTATGAAAAGATTGCAGAGTGTTTCTTTCAATTTTCAAAAGAACACGAACGATTTTTGGCACAAATACAACCATCAATCGCTTATGCACACCATTCAGCGAAAGAGACAAAGATTAAGGAAACAACAAGGCTTATGCAGCAATTGCAAGGACCATTCCAAACGATTTTAACATCGGCAAGGGATTATGCTAATTCTTTAACAGGAGTCTATTACTCAGCTTCACAATTTGGAGAAATTACAAAGGCTACAAGAGAGATTGAGCAATTATTATGTAATTGGAATGAAGAATTAACTGAGTTCACTAAAACAAAACAGGAAAAAAATGCTTTAGATGAACTTCAATATATGATCGGTCTTGAAGATGTAAAGGATCGGATTAAAAAGCTCTATCAGTTTCTTCATTATCAAAAAGAGCGAATGAAACAAGGATTTCATACAAAGGATGGAATCAATTTACATATGATACTCCAAGGGAATCCAGGTACAGGCAAGACTCATTTAGCTCGCTTAATCGCCAAAATTTATTACGAGCTCGGGTTATTAGAGCGTGATGAAGTATATGAAGTTGATCGTTCCCAACTTGTTGGAGCGTTTGTTGGTCAGACAGAGGAAAATACAATGAAAGCAATTGAAAGAGCAAAGGGCGGCGTATTGTTTATCGATGAAGCTTATAGCTTACGAAGAGAGGGAGCTAGTGGCAATGATTATGGGCAGGTTGCGATTGATACACTTGTTTCCGCTATGACTAATGAACAACATGAGGGTCATTTTGCAGTCTTCTTAGCGGGTTATCCCGCAGAAATGAGAAAGTTTCTACGTGCTAATCCTGGACTAAGAAGCCGCTTTCCAGATTTTAATCACATTGAGATTCATAATTATACGCTTGATGAGTTACTTGAGATTGGTGAATTGGTAGCTATTGAGAATGATTTCTTATTAACCTCAATGGCAAAGAAAGAATTCAAAAAAAGATTAGAGCTTACGCAAGTAGATGATTCCTTTGGCAATGCTAGAACAGCAAAAAATATTATCTTAGATGCCATATTTGAAAAAGGGGCAAATGTAGTACTTGATCAAAACAAATTAGAAGATTTTGTTTTATTGCAAGCAGAAGATTTTAAAGAATTAACAACGAGCAGGAAAGAAGAACATGCGATTGAAGATCTTCATAAATTAATTGGCCTTGAACAAGTGAAAAAAGAAATACAACAATTAACATCTTTTGTGCAAATCCAGCAGTTAAGACGTGACAAAGGATTGCAAGCACTCCCGCTTCAAGTCCATTCTGTATTTACTGGTAACCCGGGTACCGGTAAAACAACAGTTGCAAAGCTATTTGCTAAGTCTTTGAAAGAAATTGGACTGTTAAAAAGAGGCCATCTAATCGTTGCCAGCCGAGCAGATTTAGTAGCAGGATATGTTGGACAAACTGCAGAAAAAACAAAGGAAAAGATAAAAGACGCTCTTGGCGGTGTATTATTTATTGATGAGGCATATTCGTTATTTTCCAGAGGAGAAAGTGACTTTGGAAAAGAAGTGATTAATACGTTAGTACAGGAAATGACTGAACACGAAGAAAATCTTGTGGTCATTTTAGCTGGTTACGCCAACGAAATGAATCAATTATTAAATAGCAACCCTGGCCTCGTTTCACGTTTTAAAAAGCATATTGCTTTTCCTGATTATACAAAAAAAGAATTACTTGGAATCATTGAAAAGAGAGCTGCACAGCACGGTTATTATTTTGCAGATGGAGCGAAAGAGCATTTAACAAAAGTGTTTCCTGAAAAAGGACATCCAGCAAATGGTCGCTTTGCAGCAGATATTTTTGATCAATTGGCGCAAATTCAATCATTGCGATTAGTCACAATAGAACATGAGTTGAACGATAAACAATTGGCAGAGATTGAAAAGGTAGATATTGACCAATTATCGCTTACTGATATTGAAGGATAG
- a CDS encoding DMT family transporter — translation MTKKKRWLIYALLIFATSTWGSGFIAGKVAIESFEPATIAFLRFLGAALFLFPIMWLVEKNIPKITRKDWLLFALLGLTGIAIYNICFFLASKYAPVIKSSLFIGTNPMLIMLLSGLFLKEVITKRNVAGLFLAFLGVIIVITEGKMSVILLFEFEWIDLILLFAVITWAVYSVLGRIVLRKFSSIVSTTYAVAFGTIFLLPFSLFEKPWTHMATSTPASWFAIAYMSLFVTVIGFILYYYGIQQIGASKAAIFINVMPVSAVMMAAIFLGEELTVTTVIGATLVVTGVYVGTSIKREKKPQHEHVNTG, via the coding sequence ATGACAAAAAAGAAACGTTGGCTAATTTATGCATTATTAATTTTTGCAACAAGTACATGGGGGAGTGGCTTTATAGCAGGAAAGGTGGCAATTGAGAGTTTCGAGCCTGCAACAATTGCTTTTTTACGTTTTTTGGGGGCGGCCCTTTTCTTGTTTCCGATTATGTGGTTAGTTGAGAAGAACATCCCTAAGATAACGAGAAAGGATTGGTTATTATTTGCTCTTTTAGGGCTGACAGGTATTGCGATTTATAATATTTGTTTTTTCTTAGCGAGTAAATACGCACCGGTCATTAAGAGCTCTTTGTTTATAGGAACGAATCCGATGCTTATTATGCTGTTATCTGGTCTTTTCTTAAAAGAGGTCATAACAAAAAGGAATGTCGCTGGGTTATTTCTTGCTTTTTTAGGGGTCATTATTGTAATTACAGAAGGAAAGATGTCAGTAATCCTTTTGTTTGAATTCGAGTGGATTGATTTAATCCTATTGTTTGCAGTTATCACATGGGCCGTTTATAGTGTGTTAGGAAGAATTGTGTTACGGAAATTTAGTTCCATTGTTTCAACAACTTATGCTGTTGCATTTGGAACCATATTTTTATTGCCGTTTTCTTTATTCGAAAAACCTTGGACGCACATGGCAACAAGCACACCTGCTTCATGGTTCGCGATTGCTTATATGAGTCTGTTTGTAACGGTTATCGGGTTTATCTTGTACTATTATGGAATACAACAGATTGGTGCTAGCAAGGCAGCGATCTTTATCAATGTAATGCCTGTTTCTGCTGTTATGATGGCGGCTATTTTCTTGGGAGAGGAATTAACCGTTACAACGGTAATTGGAGCAACTTTGGTGGTGACGGGAGTATATGTCGGTACTTCAATTAAGCGTGAAAAGAAACCACAACACGAACATGTAAACACTGGATAA
- a CDS encoding copper resistance D family protein: MVVSLVNFLLYLCFSLLMGYFLLKSVPENQRPSIHMSVRLIKGVAAAVPVLLFVPVIRLIETLYVQFSIPLLESIATVVFEYSAGQAFLVSIFLTVAIIFSTPVEKWSRFSVFLVVGLVLAASWSSHGSAVAGWVGFIGNALHLLAVSIWIGVLAIVAWFAREWEQHQSFYRWFSVTAVFAVIVLIGSGFLLMAAIVPQYVQSWLLSYGQILFIKHLLFLPLLLFGLHHLILGLRVRVGPSTNQIKSFRIESLFAFVIFLLSAIMTEQTPPHEVAQVLQTESVSFLMNIFLEQSLNVQMVQIVMTAATFVLLAIAVGLFTYASYSLIRSYQYRKATSFFLISIVFIYVGLMGSVDVSEGERDLTVYGSIEEAVEQTYGADTHIDVLHSEYVDEEVYVIYMVDESDLVAEKLLSTEGGYNRLPNAMLTIGGTAVIEEDQKIRTFRVRSGNWHNGSNTFTYVTFGMIRKPSEIARVQIHYEGGSYIAELEQNVFINVVSTNEDWADQHPIDFLASDGQLIETYARNIMEEGVYCH; the protein is encoded by the coding sequence ATGGTTGTTTCGTTGGTTAATTTTTTGTTATATCTTTGTTTTTCTTTATTGATGGGGTACTTTCTATTAAAATCAGTCCCTGAAAATCAACGTCCTTCCATTCATATGTCTGTTCGACTTATTAAAGGAGTGGCTGCTGCTGTTCCTGTCTTATTATTTGTGCCAGTAATTAGATTAATTGAAACATTATACGTTCAATTTTCCATTCCTCTTTTGGAGTCAATTGCAACTGTGGTATTTGAGTATTCAGCAGGCCAGGCTTTTCTTGTCTCAATTTTTTTAACGGTGGCAATCATCTTTTCAACACCGGTTGAAAAGTGGAGCCGTTTTTCGGTGTTTCTTGTAGTTGGTCTCGTCCTTGCAGCCAGTTGGTCAAGTCATGGATCAGCCGTTGCTGGTTGGGTGGGTTTTATTGGGAACGCTTTGCATTTATTAGCAGTGAGTATTTGGATTGGGGTTTTGGCTATCGTGGCATGGTTTGCTCGAGAATGGGAGCAGCACCAGTCCTTTTATAGGTGGTTTTCGGTAACTGCGGTTTTCGCGGTTATTGTTCTTATTGGATCTGGTTTCTTATTAATGGCAGCCATTGTACCTCAATATGTTCAATCTTGGCTCCTTTCATATGGACAAATATTATTCATTAAGCATTTATTGTTTTTGCCTTTACTTCTGTTTGGACTACATCATCTTATACTTGGTTTAAGAGTGAGAGTGGGGCCTTCGACAAATCAGATTAAGTCTTTTCGAATTGAATCACTCTTTGCTTTCGTCATTTTTCTACTGTCAGCTATTATGACAGAGCAAACCCCTCCCCATGAGGTTGCTCAAGTACTACAAACAGAATCAGTTTCTTTCTTGATGAACATATTTCTTGAACAATCCTTGAATGTACAAATGGTTCAAATTGTCATGACGGCAGCTACGTTTGTTCTATTGGCGATTGCTGTCGGGCTATTTACGTATGCAAGCTATAGTTTAATTCGCTCTTACCAATATAGGAAAGCTACTTCATTTTTTTTAATAAGCATTGTTTTCATTTATGTAGGACTGATGGGGAGTGTTGATGTTAGTGAAGGTGAGAGAGATCTCACGGTTTATGGGAGCATTGAAGAAGCCGTCGAACAAACCTATGGGGCCGATACGCATATTGACGTGTTACATTCTGAATACGTAGATGAGGAAGTCTACGTCATCTATATGGTAGACGAATCTGACTTGGTGGCTGAAAAGCTCCTTTCAACAGAAGGAGGTTATAACCGCCTGCCGAATGCAATGCTAACAATTGGTGGAACAGCTGTTATTGAAGAAGATCAAAAAATTCGTACGTTCCGTGTACGTAGTGGGAATTGGCACAACGGCTCAAATACTTTTACGTATGTTACTTTTGGGATGATACGGAAGCCTAGCGAAATAGCACGTGTACAAATTCATTATGAAGGTGGTTCATATATAGCTGAACTTGAACAAAATGTATTTATAAATGTAGTGTCAACAAATGAAGACTGGGCTGATCAACATCCAATTGACTTTTTAGCTAGTGACGGACAACTAATTGAAACATATGCTAGAAATATTATGGAAGAGGGAGTGTACTGCCATTAG
- a CDS encoding copper resistance CopC family protein, with protein sequence MKKVVLIFLLIFLLLLPIQVGAHSYVTESYPEDQEEIAEPIKEIELVFNAGIESVSTASVFNEEGQEVEIANINVESPFLTLSLNDPLAPGTYLVEWRALGEDTHQTEGEFSFEVLPFEQAAPEEEVEEFNESVDEINQENIVNEDNTEIAIDQQEEVESSLGRMLWPLIITGVIALIFVGRFIIKRMF encoded by the coding sequence ATGAAAAAAGTAGTGTTGATCTTTTTACTTATTTTTTTACTATTGTTACCCATTCAAGTTGGTGCTCACTCGTACGTGACTGAGTCTTACCCGGAAGATCAAGAGGAGATAGCCGAGCCAATAAAAGAGATTGAGTTGGTCTTTAATGCTGGAATTGAGTCCGTTAGTACGGCATCTGTTTTTAATGAAGAGGGTCAAGAAGTTGAGATAGCTAATATTAATGTTGAGAGTCCTTTTTTAACTTTGTCATTAAATGATCCGTTAGCTCCAGGTACTTATTTAGTTGAATGGAGAGCACTTGGGGAAGATACCCATCAAACAGAAGGAGAATTTTCTTTTGAAGTGTTACCATTTGAGCAGGCCGCTCCGGAAGAAGAGGTTGAAGAATTCAATGAATCTGTAGACGAAATCAATCAAGAAAATATTGTTAATGAAGATAACACTGAAATAGCGATCGATCAACAAGAGGAAGTAGAATCCTCGTTAGGTCGTATGTTATGGCCGCTTATTATTACGGGTGTGATTGCTCTGATTTTTGTGGGCAGATTTATCATTAAGAGGATGTTCTAA
- a CDS encoding TVP38/TMEM64 family protein, producing the protein MRKGFVLFTYLFIALVMYLYGEDLLHWIQQGGAEYMLITALLATFFSLFPIIPYPIIGGVLGAAYGPIAGSTVTWIGSSLASILMFAFVRYGYQDWGKKWLYKYQRLSKVTIMFERNAFMTIFLTRLIPVIPSIIVNIYSALSRVSFLRYALASSLGKVPSMILFATVGNSIVNNPSDLIFVTLFYGTFLLIVYISFKLFNRHYSLRG; encoded by the coding sequence ATGAGGAAAGGTTTCGTACTATTTACTTATTTGTTCATTGCATTAGTCATGTACTTATATGGAGAAGATTTATTACATTGGATTCAACAAGGCGGGGCTGAGTATATGCTTATAACTGCATTACTCGCAACTTTCTTTTCGCTATTTCCCATTATTCCTTATCCGATTATTGGCGGAGTTCTTGGAGCAGCATATGGGCCTATTGCAGGTAGTACCGTTACTTGGATAGGTTCGTCTCTTGCTTCTATTTTAATGTTTGCATTTGTCCGTTATGGTTATCAAGATTGGGGCAAGAAATGGCTTTATAAGTATCAGCGTCTCTCAAAAGTTACTATTATGTTTGAACGTAATGCATTTATGACAATCTTCTTAACAAGATTGATTCCTGTTATTCCCTCAATCATTGTTAACATCTACTCCGCTTTAAGCAGAGTTTCATTTTTACGTTATGCACTCGCCTCATCGCTTGGCAAAGTCCCTTCGATGATCTTGTTTGCAACAGTTGGTAACTCGATCGTCAACAACCCTAGCGATTTGATTTTTGTTACACTCTTTTATGGAACATTCCTATTAATTGTTTACATCTCATTTAAACTATTTAACCGCCATTATTCATTGAGAGGATAA